Proteins encoded by one window of Halobaculum halobium:
- a CDS encoding DUF1028 domain-containing protein produces MTFSLCVRAATPEGPAFGVGVATDAPAVGALAPYVSHRGAVSTQSFVNVRLGRRGIALLDDVGVESALPGLLDRDDDAELRQLHGVDGDGGAFAFTGDDCDPWSGDLVRADDGVTAAGNMLANGDTLDAAVGAFLAGDDEASNDPVPDADLVPRLLDALDAGRDAGGDKRGHSSAAVLVKAPKTTAYHDLRVDEHEDPITELRRVYEAAEAASGDFTEEKKERIFD; encoded by the coding sequence ATGACGTTCTCACTTTGCGTTCGCGCAGCGACCCCCGAGGGACCGGCCTTCGGCGTCGGCGTCGCCACCGACGCGCCGGCGGTCGGTGCGCTCGCGCCGTACGTGAGCCACCGGGGCGCCGTGAGCACCCAGAGCTTCGTCAACGTCCGCCTGGGTCGCCGCGGGATCGCGCTGCTCGACGATGTCGGCGTCGAGTCGGCGCTTCCGGGACTCTTAGACCGAGACGACGACGCCGAACTCCGGCAACTCCACGGCGTCGACGGCGACGGCGGCGCGTTTGCGTTCACCGGCGACGACTGCGACCCGTGGAGCGGCGACCTCGTTCGCGCCGACGACGGCGTCACCGCCGCCGGGAACATGCTCGCGAACGGCGACACGCTCGACGCGGCAGTCGGGGCGTTCCTCGCCGGCGACGACGAGGCCTCGAACGACCCCGTCCCGGACGCCGACCTCGTCCCGCGGCTGCTCGACGCGCTCGATGCGGGCCGCGACGCCGGCGGCGACAAACGCGGGCACTCCTCGGCCGCCGTGCTCGTGAAGGCGCCCAAGACGACCGCGTACCACGACCTCCGCGTCGACGAACACGAGGATCCGATCACAGAGCTCCGCCGGGTGTACGAGGCCGCGGAGGCGGCGAGCGGCGACTTCACCGAGGAGAAGAAAGAACGGATCTTCGACTGA